The Tistrella bauzanensis genomic sequence GGGACAAGCTTGTGGACATCGTCACGGTTTCGCGCAGACTGAAGCCTTGGATAGCCGCCCCCCGCATCCGCCTGCCGCCGCAGGCATCCGTCCAGCCCAGACCGACCGAAACCCTTGGCGCCACCACCTCTTTCGGGCGCCATCAGCCCGGGTGCTTCACGCGTGATGTCCGACCACCAGCCCAAGGCGCGCCATGCCATCGACCTCGGCGGCACGCGCTGGACCTTTCCAGATCTCAGAACCCTGCTGGCCCGGGCCACGCCGCTGCGGTCGGGCGACCAGTTGGCCGGGCTTGCCGCCGAGACGGCGGTTGAGCGGATCGCGGCCCAGATGCTGCTGGCCGATCTGCCGCTGAGCGTGTTCCTGAACGAAATCGTCGTGCCGTATGAGGCCTGCGAGGTCAGCCGGGCGATCATCGACGACCATGATGCCGCGGCTTTCTCGCCGATCCGCTCCCTCACCGTCGGCGGCCTCCGCGAATGGCTGCTGGGGCCGATGGCGACACCGGAACGGCTGGCGGCACTGCGCCCCGGCCTGACGCCCGAAATGGTCGCGGCGGTGTCGAAGATCATGCGCCTGCAGGATCTGATCGCGGTCGCCGCGAAATGCCAGGTCACCACCGCCTTCCGCACCACGCTGGGCCTGCCCGGCCGGCTGGCGACCCGGCTGCAGCCCAACCACCCGACCGATGACGACCGTGGCATCGCCGCCGCCCTGTTCGATGGCCTGCTCGCCGGCGCCGGTGACGCGGTGATCGGCGTCAATCCGGCAACCGATGGCGTGGAAGACTACACCCGTGTCTGCCGCCTGCTCGACGAGGTCCGGCTCAGGCTGGACGCGCCGGTTCAGCATTGCTGCCTGGGCCATGTCACCACCGCGATCGAGGCGATCGGCCGGGGCGCGCCGGTCGATCTGGTGTTCCAGTCGATCGCCGGCTCCGAGGCCGCCAATCGCGGCTTCGGCGTCGATCTCGCCATCCTCGCCGAAGCCCATCAGGCCGGACTGTCGCTGAACCGGGGCACGGTGGGGCGCAATGTGATGTATTTCGAGACCGGCCAGGGCTCGGCACTGTCGGCCGATGCCCATCACGGTGTCGACCAGCAGACCATGGAGGCCCGCGCCTATGCCGTGGCCCGGCGGTTCGATCCGCTGATCGTCAACACGGTGGTCGGCTTCATCGGTCCGGAATATCTGTATGACGGCAAGCAGATCACCCGCGCCGGGCTGGAAGACCATTTCTGCGGCAAACTGCTGGGCCTGCCGATGGGGGTGGATGTCTGCTACACCAACCATGCCGATGCCGATCAGGACGACATGGATGCGCTGCTGACATTGCTGGCGCAGGCCGGCGTCACCTTCGTCATCACGGTGCCCGGCGCCGACGACGTGATGCTGAATTATCAGAGCCTGTCCTATCACGACGCGCTCTATATCAGGGGCGTCACCGGCCGCCGCCACGCGCCGGAATTCGAAGACTGGCTGACCCGGGTCGGCCTGCTCGACCGTGACGGCCGGCTGACCGACGGCAGCGCAGCCCTGTCGGCCCTGCGCCCGGCCCTGTCACTGATCGGAAGCGCCGCATGAGCCGGATCGACGACGACACCGATCCCGCCGCCCAGCCCGGCACCACGCCCGCGCCCTTGATCGATCCGGCCGGGGTAGTCACACCGGCCCCGTCTGAAATCACAGCACTCCGCCGCTATACCCAGGCGCGCATCGGCCTTGGCCGCGCCGGCCAGGGCCTGCCGACGGCCGACCATCTGCGCTTCGGGCTCGACCACGCCCGCGCCCGCGACGCGGTCTGGACCGGGATCGACGCCGAGGAACTGGTCCGGGCACTGGCTGATCGTGGCCTCACATCCTGTCACGTTTCCAGCAAGGCACGTGACAGAACGGAATATCTGAGACGCCCGGATCTGGGCCGCCAGTTGTCGGTGGAGGGGGAAGCCGTTCTGGCCGCACTACCATCGATGCCGGTGAACCCGGCCGCGGCGGTCACGCTGGTGATTGCCGACGGCCTGTCGGCGGCGGCAGTCATGCTGAACGCGCTGGATCTGGTCGATGCCCTGCGGCCACGCCTGAATGCCGCCGGTATCGGGCTGATCGCCACCGTGGTCGCAACCCAGGCGCGGGTGGCGCTGGGCGATGCCATCGGCGCGCAGACCGGCGCCCGGCTGGTGGTGGTGCTGATCGGCGAGCGGCCGGGGCTGTCGGCGGCCGACGGGCTTGGCTGCTATATCACCTTCGCCCCCGAACCCGGCACACTCGACAGCGCCCGCAACTGCATCTCGAACATCCGCCCCGGTGGGCTCGACATCGACAGCGCCGCCGCCAAGATCACCTGGCTGGCCGGAGAGGCGCTGCGGCGCCGGCTGACCGGCATCGGTCTGAAGGAGGCCTCCGGCGTGGCGGTGCCCGCCGCCGGCCAGCCCCGGGTGCTCAGCGAGCGCTGACACCCACGGCGTCCACCGGTGCCGATGCCGCCACTGCTGCCGCGACCGCCGCCGTCAGGGCGGGCGCGAAATCACCCACCGGCTCGACCACCAACTGATCCAGCCCCAGCCAGCCCGCCATCACGGCAAGTCGCTCTGCCAGCCGCTCCGCCACCCGGCCGGGCTGGTGACCAGGCTCAAGATGTGCCGCCCTGACCAGCAGCCGCCCGCCCTGGCGGTCGGCCTTCAGGTCCACCCGTGCCGCCAGATGCTCGCCCATCAGAAAGGGCAGCACGTAATAGCCGTGCACCCGCTTCTCGGCCGGCACATAGATCTCGATCCGATAGCGGAAGCCGAACAGCCGCTCGGCCCGGTCGCGTTCCCAGACCAGCGGATCGAAGGGTGCCAGCAGCGCATCCTGCCGCACCCCCGCCGGCCGGGGCGCCTCGGCATGCAGATAGGCCGGCTGGCGCCAGTCTTCCACCGCCACCGGCACCAGCCGCCCGGCCTCGACCAGCTCGGCGATGGCAACACGCGCATCGGCCCCCGCCAACCGGAAGTAATCGGCCAGATCCGATGCCGTGGCGATGCCCAGCGCCCGGCCGGCAACATCGACCAGCGCCCGGTGGGCGTCGGCCGGCGCCGGCGTCGGCGCCGCCATCACAGGGGCGGGCAGCACCCGTTCGGTCAGGTCATACAGCCGTTCAAACCCGCCGCGCCGGCGACGGGTGGTGATCGCCCCGGTCCAGAACAGCCATTCCAGCGCCCGTTTGGCCTCTCCCCAGCCCCACCAGCCACCGGCGCCACGGGCGCTCTGGTCGAAATCACCCGCAGTCATAGGCCCTTCGGCGGCGATCCGTGCCAGCACCGCGCGGATGAACTCCTGCCGCTCCCGCCCGAACTGGGCGACGCCCCGCCAGATCCCGATGCCGTCGGCCGCGCGCGCCATCCGCCAGCGGAACAGCGGCTGCATCGCCACGGGGATCAGCGATGCCTCATGGCCCCAGTATTCGAACAGATGCCGGGCATCGAGGGATGCGGCATCCAGCGATGCCCGCTCATAGGCGCCGAGACGCGCATGCAGGGGCAGATAATGGGCGCGGGCCAGCACGTTGACGCTGTCGATCTGCAGCAATCCCAGCCGCTCGACCGCCCGGGCCAGTTTCACCACGCCCGGCCGCCCGGTGGCGCGCGCACCGCCGAAACCCTGGGCGCGCAAGGCGACCCGCCGTGCCTCGATCAGGCTCACCGTCATTGTCGCAGCCTCGCTCACCCGGCCATCCCCTTCCTCACCAGACGTCGTCTCTGTCGGCTCTGCGGCCAAGCCGCCGCCGATCATAGCCGGAAGCGCCTGTGCATCGCGACCCATGACTGTCCCATGACGCGAACTGGCACAGTCACGGCAACATTCCGACGAACCGTCCCTTTCATACCCAAATAAAACCAGCACAATTCCCTGAACACAAAGGGGTTTCGCGCAGACCATCATATGGTCCGCGCGTGCCATCAAGAAGCCGAACGGGAGGATACCATGATAACAAGAGCGATCACTCTGGCGTTGATTGCCTGCGCCTGGGGCATGGCACCATCGGATCTGCGGGCGGCAGAGGCTCCCGCACTGCAATACAACGACAGCATCACCGGCCCGGCGCCGATCCCGCCAGCGGAACAGAGCCTTCAGACCATCACCGCCGCGCCATGGTTCAAAGTGTCGGACAAGGGCCTGCAGCTTGAAGGCCCGGTCTTCGACCGCCAGGGCGATCTGATCTTCACCGAGGTGTTCGGCGGCCAGATCTTCAGGCTGACCCCCGACAGGCAGTTGTCGGTCATCCTGGGCGAGAACAAGCTCAGCCCGGCGGGTATCGCGCTGCACAAGAATGGCCGGATCTATATCGCCGGCCTGGGTGATTTCAAGGATGCGGGCTCGGTGGTGTCGATGGCACCCGATGGCAGCGATATCCGCGAGATCATTCCGACCACCGCCGGTTTCCTGCCTGATGATCTGGTGTTCGACGAC encodes the following:
- a CDS encoding ethanolamine ammonia-lyase subunit EutB — translated: MSDHQPKARHAIDLGGTRWTFPDLRTLLARATPLRSGDQLAGLAAETAVERIAAQMLLADLPLSVFLNEIVVPYEACEVSRAIIDDHDAAAFSPIRSLTVGGLREWLLGPMATPERLAALRPGLTPEMVAAVSKIMRLQDLIAVAAKCQVTTAFRTTLGLPGRLATRLQPNHPTDDDRGIAAALFDGLLAGAGDAVIGVNPATDGVEDYTRVCRLLDEVRLRLDAPVQHCCLGHVTTAIEAIGRGAPVDLVFQSIAGSEAANRGFGVDLAILAEAHQAGLSLNRGTVGRNVMYFETGQGSALSADAHHGVDQQTMEARAYAVARRFDPLIVNTVVGFIGPEYLYDGKQITRAGLEDHFCGKLLGLPMGVDVCYTNHADADQDDMDALLTLLAQAGVTFVITVPGADDVMLNYQSLSYHDALYIRGVTGRRHAPEFEDWLTRVGLLDRDGRLTDGSAALSALRPALSLIGSAA
- the eutC gene encoding ethanolamine ammonia-lyase subunit EutC, which encodes MSRIDDDTDPAAQPGTTPAPLIDPAGVVTPAPSEITALRRYTQARIGLGRAGQGLPTADHLRFGLDHARARDAVWTGIDAEELVRALADRGLTSCHVSSKARDRTEYLRRPDLGRQLSVEGEAVLAALPSMPVNPAAAVTLVIADGLSAAAVMLNALDLVDALRPRLNAAGIGLIATVVATQARVALGDAIGAQTGARLVVVLIGERPGLSAADGLGCYITFAPEPGTLDSARNCISNIRPGGLDIDSAAAKITWLAGEALRRRLTGIGLKEASGVAVPAAGQPRVLSER
- a CDS encoding winged helix-turn-helix domain-containing protein, producing MTVSLIEARRVALRAQGFGGARATGRPGVVKLARAVERLGLLQIDSVNVLARAHYLPLHARLGAYERASLDAASLDARHLFEYWGHEASLIPVAMQPLFRWRMARAADGIGIWRGVAQFGRERQEFIRAVLARIAAEGPMTAGDFDQSARGAGGWWGWGEAKRALEWLFWTGAITTRRRRGGFERLYDLTERVLPAPVMAAPTPAPADAHRALVDVAGRALGIATASDLADYFRLAGADARVAIAELVEAGRLVPVAVEDWRQPAYLHAEAPRPAGVRQDALLAPFDPLVWERDRAERLFGFRYRIEIYVPAEKRVHGYYVLPFLMGEHLAARVDLKADRQGGRLLVRAAHLEPGHQPGRVAERLAERLAVMAGWLGLDQLVVEPVGDFAPALTAAVAAAVAASAPVDAVGVSAR